DNA sequence from the Chryseobacterium turcicum genome:
TGAAGTATGCACTTCACTAAACCCAAAAGACAGCCGCTTTCGGGCTTCAGCGATGATTACCACCGATGAAAACAGAAAAATATTGATTGATTGCGGACCCGATTTTCGGCAACAAATGCTTATCAATAAAGAAAACCATATCGACATTACGCTTCTTACCCATGAGCATAATGATCACGTGATTGGTTTGGATGATATGCGCCCCTTGATCTTTAAAAGTGGTAAAAACATGCCTATCTATTGTCTCTCAAGAGTTGGACAGGAAGTTAAAAATCGATTTCCTTATGCTTTTGCAGATATTCGTTACCCAGGAGCACCTGCTTTTGACTTACATGAAATCAATAAAGAAAGCTTCACTATTTTAGATACAGAAATCACTCCTATTGAAGTAACACACTATAAAATTTCGATTCTAGGATTTAAGTTTAAAAAACTCGCTTATATTACTGATGCCAACTTTATTTCTGATTCGGAAAAAGAAAAACTTATCGGTTTAGACGTATTAATTTTAAACTGCATTCGAAAATTTGATCCTCATCCGGCTCATTTTGTATTAGCGGATGTCATTAAATTGTATCATGAGCTAAAACCTAAAAAATTATTTTTAACCCACATCAGTCACCACTTTGGGCTGCATGACATTGAAGATAAGCTACTTCCCGACGGAATACACCTTGCCTACGATGGTTTGGAAATAAATTTTTAAGAAAAGTTTGCAAAAAGCTTTTGAACATTGAAAAAAGTTACTATATTTGCACACCAATTTGAAACAAACAGCAACGTTTGAAGCAAACATCAAGCCCAGGTGGCGGAATTGGTAGACGCGCTGGTCTCAAACACCAGTTCTTAGGAGTACCGGTTCGATCCCGGTCCTGGGTACAAAAAACCCCTGAAATCATTTGATTTTCAGGGGTTTTTAATTTTTAGGGTGGTCAAAAAGGTGGCTAAAATTTATTCTATATTTTATTGTCAGTATTGAAATTTTAGTTACTTTTATATAATGCCATTTTCATTAGAAAAATTATGGAAACTAAATTAATAAATTTCATAGATTTATTTGCTGGGGCATCTGGTATGTCTGAAGGATTTATAAATGCAGGGTTTAATCCTATAGCTCACATTGAAATGAATCAGGAAGCTTGTTTAACAATAAAAACAAGAGCTGCATATCATTATCTTAAATCAAAAAACAAACTTGAATCATATTACACATATATTAAGGGTGAAATTTCAAGAGAAGAATTTTACAAAAATATACCTCCTGAAATATTGGATTCTGTTGTTAATGTAGAAATAGATGATAATTCTATTAAAGATATTTTTAAAAAGCTAAATCTCCAAAAACAAAATATTGATCTAATAATTGGTGGGCCACCTTGTCAGGCGTACTCCTTATTAGGAAGACATCAGGAAAACATTGAAAATGATCCTAGAAACAAACTATATATTCAATATGGAAGATTTTTGAAAGAATTTAGTCCAAAAGCATTTGTTTTTGAAAATGTTCCAGGTTTATTAAGTGCTAACAAGGGAAAGCACTTTAAAAATCTGAAGGCTTATTTTAGAAAACTTGGTTATGAAGTATATCACGAAAAACTTAATGCTTCGGATTACGGTGTGGTTCAGGCACGAAAAAGAATAATAATTATTGGATGGAAAAAGGAAAACGATTTTGGTTTTCCTGATTTTGAAAAATTAGAAATAAAACATACTGTTAATGATGCTTTTAAGGATCTTCCTAAATTAAAACCAGGGGAAGGCTATAAGTATATAAACTATAAAGAAAAAAAAAATAGTTATCTTGAGAAATTCAATTTGAGAAATGGAATTGACTTTGTTACTCAGCATGTATCACGTCGTCATAATGAAAGAGATTTAGCAATATATAAAACGGCAATACATAAGTGGAATAATGAACAGATAAGAATAAAATACCCAGACCTGCCAGAAGAATTAAAAACACATAAAAATGAATCGTCATTCATTGACAGATTTAAAGTTGTTAACGGAACAGGAGTTTCGCATACTGTTGTGGCACATATAGCAAAAGATGGACACCATTACATACACCCAGATGAAGAACAATGCCGCTCTATTTCAGTAAGGGAAGCTGCAAGGTTACAGTCTTTCCCAGATGATTTTTACTTTGAGGGTTCACGCTCTGCAGCATTTAAACAAATAGGTAATGCAGTCCCCCCATTAATGGCTTATGCCATTGCCAAAAAAATAAAAGAATTATTATGAATAATATACAAGATTTAGATGTTGGATTTTATAAAATAAGACCTGCCGCAAGAATTATTCATACAATCGGGAGTGATTTAATCGGGGACTCTTATTCTGCATTAATTGAGCTTGTTAAAAACTCATATGATGCTGATGCTTCTAAAGTTAATATAATATTTGAATATAGACTTATAGATAATGAAAAAGCCATAATTATAACTGTAGAAGATGATGGGCATGGAATGAATTTCAGCACTGTAATAAATAAATGGTTAGTTCCTGCAACTGATGATAAATTACAAAGAAAAATTAGTCCTGCAAGAAATAGACAACTACAAGGACGAAAAGGAATAGGAAGATTCGCTGCTTCTATTTTAGGACAGGAAATGACATTATCATCGGTAGATCTTAATGGTCAAAAATCAACTGCGGTTATTGATTGGAGATTATTTAACTCTAATGATTATCTTGAGAATGTAGATATACTTGTCGAAAAGACGGTTACGGATGAAAAACCGGGAACTACATTAAAAATGATTGCCAAAAATGAAAATAAGGATGATAAAATTTCTGTTTGGGATAAAAAATCAATTGATAATTTAATACAGGAATTAAGGAAATTAATATCCCCATTTTCCGATTTTGAAGAAGACAATTTTGACATTAATTTATCTTTTATAAATAGCCCATTTTCAGAATTTAATAATACGCAATTTAAAATTGAGACATATCCAATTATTAAATACTATGATTATAGAATAAGTGGTACGGTTGATAAAAATGGAAAAGCAATTCTGAAATTTGAAGATAATTTAAATCCTGAATCAATTCAATACGAGAATATTGAAATTCAGCTTGAACTTGAAGGAGCGGGAAAACATTGCGGTTTAATTACTATTGATTATCGTGTATTTGACAGAGAGCCGGAAGCTATAAGTAACCTGATTAATAAAGGACTTATTAATCCTGTAAACAATAAGTTTATGGGAAAAAATGAAGCACGAAGATTGCTAAACGAAGTGTATGGTGTAAATATTTATAAAAATTCTTTCCGCATCCGCCCTTATGGTAATGGTGGTGTAGACTGGTTAGATTTAGATAAAGACAGAATACAAAATCCTGCTCAAAAAATAAGTAATAATCAAGTTGTTGGATTTATCTCCATTCAATCTGAAGAGCTTTCCGGGTTAGAAGAAAAAAGTGCACGAGATGGTCTAAAAGAAAACGAATTTTATTTAGGACTAAAAGAATTTTCAAAGAAAGTTTTGTCCGAACTTGAGACGAGAAGGTTTATTATTAGAAAGAAGAGTAATAAAAGTCGAGGCATACATGATAGTTTCCAAGATAAGGTAAATAGCCTTTTTAGTCTTAATGATGTAAAATCTGCAATTGACACAAAGTTAAAGAATCTAAAAGTCACTGAAGAAGCTCGAATTGAAATTACTGAGATTCTTGAAAAAGAAGAACAGAAAAAACAGTCCCTTAGATATGAAATAGAAAAAACAATTGCAATTTATCAGGGGCAGG
Encoded proteins:
- a CDS encoding MBL fold metallo-hydrolase, which codes for MKLKFLGTGTSQGVPVIGCTCEVCTSLNPKDSRFRASAMITTDENRKILIDCGPDFRQQMLINKENHIDITLLTHEHNDHVIGLDDMRPLIFKSGKNMPIYCLSRVGQEVKNRFPYAFADIRYPGAPAFDLHEINKESFTILDTEITPIEVTHYKISILGFKFKKLAYITDANFISDSEKEKLIGLDVLILNCIRKFDPHPAHFVLADVIKLYHELKPKKLFLTHISHHFGLHDIEDKLLPDGIHLAYDGLEINF
- a CDS encoding DNA cytosine methyltransferase encodes the protein METKLINFIDLFAGASGMSEGFINAGFNPIAHIEMNQEACLTIKTRAAYHYLKSKNKLESYYTYIKGEISREEFYKNIPPEILDSVVNVEIDDNSIKDIFKKLNLQKQNIDLIIGGPPCQAYSLLGRHQENIENDPRNKLYIQYGRFLKEFSPKAFVFENVPGLLSANKGKHFKNLKAYFRKLGYEVYHEKLNASDYGVVQARKRIIIIGWKKENDFGFPDFEKLEIKHTVNDAFKDLPKLKPGEGYKYINYKEKKNSYLEKFNLRNGIDFVTQHVSRRHNERDLAIYKTAIHKWNNEQIRIKYPDLPEELKTHKNESSFIDRFKVVNGTGVSHTVVAHIAKDGHHYIHPDEEQCRSISVREAARLQSFPDDFYFEGSRSAAFKQIGNAVPPLMAYAIAKKIKELL
- a CDS encoding ATP-binding protein, producing the protein MNNIQDLDVGFYKIRPAARIIHTIGSDLIGDSYSALIELVKNSYDADASKVNIIFEYRLIDNEKAIIITVEDDGHGMNFSTVINKWLVPATDDKLQRKISPARNRQLQGRKGIGRFAASILGQEMTLSSVDLNGQKSTAVIDWRLFNSNDYLENVDILVEKTVTDEKPGTTLKMIAKNENKDDKISVWDKKSIDNLIQELRKLISPFSDFEEDNFDINLSFINSPFSEFNNTQFKIETYPIIKYYDYRISGTVDKNGKAILKFEDNLNPESIQYENIEIQLELEGAGKHCGLITIDYRVFDREPEAISNLINKGLINPVNNKFMGKNEARRLLNEVYGVNIYKNSFRIRPYGNGGVDWLDLDKDRIQNPAQKISNNQVVGFISIQSEELSGLEEKSARDGLKENEFYLGLKEFSKKVLSELETRRFIIRKKSNKSRGIHDSFQDKVNSLFSLNDVKSAIDTKLKNLKVTEEARIEITEILEKEEQKKQSLRYEIEKTIAIYQGQATLGKIVNFILHEGRKPIQFFNSETTVLERYIRHYISTKNEEVLTDLLNSIAGFKTNSKIISGLFKRINPLAKQNRGPKENFNVKKVIENCFKIFNTSLIESNIEIEINCDQDLIIYGWEEDLYTALTNLIENSIYWLGLSIKDDKKIITDVSEDSGTLIIDFRDNGSGLSHNEIESDIIFEPGYSKKLNGTGLGLAISGEAVERLNGKLSARKYSEGAYFQIEINK